The DNA segment GGAGTTGGGTTTCTGGAAGGGAATTTAACAAATGAGttgttaaaacgttttgtggATATTcgctagtaaataataattattattattctgagtgccACATCTTTTATTTACAGTGCTGCCAACTGCCAAAGTGTCTGTTTCCTTGGTTTCCTGTTTCCATATCCGAAGACCATAGACAAATTCCACTTCCTTCCTACTTACTACATCAAAAGCGCGGGCTCTATTATTCTAAGGTGAATAAATTGCAAAACGATAAATTTGAATAATAACTTACCCGTACTTAATAAAGTTTGACCACAAATAAGTGaagtgatcagatacgatttTCTCCTCTTCGTTAAATGTATCGTATCCGTTAGCAAATACGTATTTGAGTTCGGCAGCATGTGTGGCGAGCCCGGGTGCGCCGCGGTCGTTCGCACTGGCGAAACTAAATACATACTGGTATATGGGTCCCGCGCCTTCACTTAGTAATTTCGCCATTGCCAACTCTGAGGGATACACGAATGTAATATCTGATAGTATGTGGTCCAATGTCAATAATGTTTCCTCAGTAATATCCTCATCTCCAAAGTAGAAATGCTTGAGGACGTCAGTAGCATCCTTTAATGCTTTGTCAGATAAATTAAAGTAGGATAGAGCATTTTCGATAGCTAAAGGACCCACTCTACCCGTACCACACCATTCGCAAGTATTGACTCCAATCAATATCGGtgtatttcttattttttccGGAACTTTTACAGCATATGAAGGCGGGATGAAATTTTCTACTCCCGCAAATTCTTTCTCTATGCACGGCAGAAATCTTAGGTTCAAATTAGTCATTGCTCCAATGACCAAATCTGTAGACGTGTTTGAAAGAAACTCCAATGCTTGGTTCGTATCCTCGGTGATGAATCCAAGATTCTCCGCGAGCTTGATAGCGGCCTGTGGGTCTCCCTCACTGAAATAACCAACAATTTGTATCACTCCGCTCTGAGAAATAACTTGGCTGAATAACTTCTCCGTATCAGCGTACAGCTGGAACATCGTCGAGATGGCTCCAGCACTCTCCCCGGAGATGGTGACGTCACGGGGGTTTCCACCAAATTGCGCGATGTTTTCGTTTACCCATTTGAGAGCCATGTACTGATCTTTGAGTCCCTGATTGCCTGGTACTTCAGGCACGTCGAGGCACAGGAACCCGTATGGTCCCAGCCGATAGTTGATGGACACCACAATTATATCCTGAGCGACCAGATTGTGTCCAGTTGGAGAATCGTAGGAGGCGTAGCCGTCTACGTAAGTGCCTCCGTGAATAAACACCAGCACGGGAAGAGGATTGTTGTGGGTCGCTTTAGAGGGAACGAAGATGTTAAGACGTAGGCAGTCAAGGGTAGTTTGAGATGTTTTTCTACTGGTTTGTGGGCATGCGATGTTTCCGTCACTTGCATTGAAAACGTTGTTGAATTTTGGAGCTGGTAAAGATGTCTGTAACAATAAAGAGTAAATAGTGAACAGAATTCTTCTTATCTTAACATACCACCTTTCCAGATTGATTCAGATTCTTATTTTACCTAAGTAGGTTGTGTCATATgcatagggtaacgtaacgtacctagggacattttcgactaccccaactttgaatgaagctatcgcagcgtataactaagatattaatgtgaaattttctttattcggtaggatatataatctattatcactagtatttgtgctaaagctttagtgtgggcagattttattaaattaagataaaagtaaaaaggcttgttttgacccaaggtacgttacacgtttgtaccttgggacactgtttcctatagctttgtactatggaaaatgcaaacttctaaataacgctttatatctctgttcttattgatttactgcatctctcttctgtctagtttcactctggcactaataagaacagagatataaggcgttatttagatgtttgcattttccatagtacaaagccataggaaacagtgtcccaaggtacaaatttaatcgtgtcccaaggtacaaaaaagcaatatttaaccaaaatttaaatatctttatttttaattaataggaatctttcagataattgccatgccataaaattaaataactgaaaagttatacgtgacatccatgtctttattttgagcatgcctcaatgagataaagcaacacaaaaaactatacaaaagctacttttgactccaaaaaacttcatattgtcttcaacacacactcgatgctggtatgatcacgagactcactagttttgccaagcgagtaaaatactatacctagggtagaattttaatgtgtttatttagccggtttttaaaatacaatcaatgtcccgaggtacaagcgtcccaaggtacgttacgttaccctataaagttcacaaaaacaaaacaacacactTACCCCAAAAGGATTAGCTGTGTCGACTTGGGCATATGGGATGCCTAGAAAAGACGAGTAGTCACCATCCAAGGCCCTCTGTCCCCTTACCAGGCCCTGATCAATCAGAACCAAGGGATCCACCCTAACTTCTATAGCAACGGTATGCTGCACTATAAGCAGAATACTTAATAACACAATAAGGAGCCCCATTTTACACAAAGTCTGGGTGCTGCCGTCTCAACAGGTAGGTAGATAATATCTTTGCCTCTGCATGTGGTAAATCGCTACTCGACTTTTGTATGATAGGCATTTTATCTTGAACTTATCTCAATGATTATTTATCAGAGGTAGGTACCATTTTGAACAAAAAATctgaagtacttacctatctatatCTAGGTGCATGATGTTGCGAAAATATTGATTTTGATGACCGGTGCACACTTATCATTTGAATCGTGTGACACCCACCTTTTATCAAATCAGCGCATAAGCAACACATAAAAATAGGATTATCCCTACTATACCAAAATAGCATGTGCAGCAGGtaatatctaagcccgaatctgaaatcaaaattattcTCCATTCTATGGATAATAGAAAATGGTAGGTAGTTGGTCACGGGACATTTTACAATagagaataaaaaattttcgcgcattttgaaattttgattacagattcgggcttagatattacctgctgcacatgctggtttcggcttagtataccctttttgcaacactgtATATTTGTAGCGACTGATcattaaaaaaggaatatttattattgcagcCGTTTTATTACTTGAAAAAGCatagttaaaattaattaaaatatactagtATGTTTGTCTTGTACATATTGCTTGTAAAAGAGTTCCCAGAATGCCATTTTCTCGTGCTGGAAGCGACTCCTGGCCGTCAGTGCAACATCGATGTTCACGTATGGTCTGGTAACTGTGGTGATCGGTTCCCAAATGAACGGTATTTCCTCAGTCTCCTTTGGAGTTGgatttctgaaaaaaaaacttaaatagtTAACTATTTTAGCTTTTTCACGAAggaaaaaattaataataagttttatatgCCCATAAAATAACAACGTCGCGTGGACTAGTATACATGTATGCCTTATGCACATAATACATAGGCATTTTAAGCATagacaaaacagttcattagctaaaacgttctgtaagtTTTAGGGGGATAGAATTTAgctatctcagaataataattattgtctcTCGGATTAATATTCTGAGAAAATATCTATCGACAATGCAGTGCTGCCAACTGCAAATATATCATCCTATTTCCGTTTCCATATCCAAACAccatagataaaataaagttctaCCTCCTGTCCACCATAGACaaacgttttttttgttttgttttgaaacttCTGAATATTTGAATCAAAAGGGCGGGCCTCTGGGCagacttaacaaaaaaatatattggtaagtatattacgtaactacttgttattctatggtaactatccatattaaaatttggatcTGTAATCTAGTATAATAATAGGGtactttaataattaaactGTGAAACTTACCCGTACTTAATGAAATTTGACCACAAGTAAGTGAAGTGATCAGAGACGATCTTCTCCTCTTCATTGAACTTGTCGTGTCCGCTAGCGAACACGTATTTGAGTTCAGCAGCGTGAGCGGCGAGCCCGGCATCTCCCTTGTCGTTCTCGCTCACGAAACTAAACACGTACTGGTATATCGGACCCGCCCCTTCACCCAACAGCTTCGTAATTGCTAACTCCGTGGGATACACGAATGAAATATCCGATAGAATGTGGTCCAACGTCCGTAATGTCTCCTCCGTAATATCCTCATCTccaaagtaaaaatgcttgagAACGGCAGCTGCTTCTTTCAACTCGTCACCAGCTAAGTTCAATTCCGATAGTCTTTTTTCTATAGCTAAAGGATCTACGGTACCCATACCAATCCATTCGCAAGTGTTCACACCTATTAATACCGgtgtattttttacttttttgggTGCGTCTGCTGCGTATGCAGCGGGAATGAAACTTTCTACACCAGCAAACTCTTTCTCTACGCACGGCAGAAGTCTCGCGCCCAATTTAGAAGAAGCTCCAATGACCAAGTCTGTAGATGTGTTTGAAAGAAACTCCAATGCTTGCTTTGTGTCCTCTGTGACGAATCCAAGATTCCCGGCAAGCTTTATAGCAGCTTGCGGGTCACTCTCAACGAACAGACCAGGACTTTGTATCGTTCCACTTTCGGCAATGACCTTATTGAACAGCTTTTCCTTGTCAGCGTACAGTTGAAACAAAACAGAGATGGAACCAGCACTTTCTCCTGCAATGGTCACTTCTCGTGGGTTTCCGCCGAATTTCGCGATGTTTTCGTTCACCCACTTAAGGGCCGTGTACTGATCTTTGAGTCCTTGATTGCCTGGTACCTCAGGGATGTCGAGACACAGGAACCCGTATGGTCCTAGTCGGTAGTTGATGGACACCACAATTATATCCTGAGCGACCAAATTGTGTCCGGTGGGTGAGTCGTAGGAAGCAAAGCCATCTACGAAACCTCCTCCGTGAATATACACCAGCACAGGGAGAGGATTGACCTGAGTTGCCTTGGAGGGGACGAAGACGTTCAGTCGAAGACAGTCAATGGTTTGTTCGGATGTTTTTTTGTGGTCTTGTGGACATGCGATATTCCCATCACTAGCATTGAAAACGTTGTCGAATTTTGGAGCTGGTAAGGACGCCTggaacaataaaattatgtgtaataagtaagtatagccTTGACATTAAGCTGTGCACATAAATACTCACCTTCTACCTAACGGGGCCATAGGCGTAGGTGTATCGCCCTAGATGTTTTCACATCTACGCCAGATGGGAGGGGGGAAAAATTGCTCAAAGAATGTTTATGAAAAGCAAACaaacacaaattaaataaaacaacactcaagaaagtaggtaagtatacacttacgccaaaaggattagcggTGTCCACTTGGGCATACGGGATGCCTAGAAAAGATGAATAGTCGCCATCGAGAGCCCTCTGTCCCCTAATCAGACCCTGGTCAATCAGAACCAAGGGATCCACCCTAACTTGAATAGCAACTGTATGTTGCACTATAAATATTGTGCTTAGTAAAACGAGCAGCCCCATTTTATAGTGTGGTCAAGTGGCGCTCTAGGTCTTTACTAACTTTGCAAATGTCTAATGCAAATCGCTACTCAATATGTTATGACACTGTTTTATCTTATTCTTGAATTTATCTGAATAATATCAATGATTATCGTAGGCGGACAATTTTGAACGAAAAAtcttaagtatacctataggtacagtCCGACAAAAAAGAAATGAAAACGGAAATGGTTCTACTTTTACCTTTATTTACGGACAAATCTGTTCAAtagataggtaagtagttcggtatttttatttttaacatagtttggtaacctaggtaggtactacctCAGTATCTCAATATTAAGTCAAAAacctattaagtacttatacttaactaaCTAGTAACTTTATAGATGGACTGTAGGTACCTctaaggtgttgcaaaaatatcTTAACGTTATCATAAGCACTGATAGCGACAACTCTTCGATCTTACAATTCGCGTCATTGCAAGATTGTTTTGGCATGCAAGAAACAGTACAAAATAATGTTGGTGCTGATTATTATGCTGTCCATCATGTGATCCATCCACATTAGTTAGTCTTTCTGCAAAGACAAAGACAAAAGACAAAGACAAAGACATTTATTTGCGTGTTACATTTATAATCAGTTCAGCACATTTCACCTTACAGGCATGCAAATATTTAGGCCAATAAAAAAGGATTAATGAAATTTagcaaaatacaataaattgaaactaataaaattctagacccaataaaattacaataaattaaattatctgtatactgataataattattacatatgtATATTGATGATTTTAAAGGATTTCAAAtaccccacagagaatagaatagacccCGAAGACCTCGTGGCCTAAATAGAGACGCCTTattgacataatattatgcctCGCATTAGCATAAACTGGGTATTTAGAGCCTGAGTGCGATGCTACGATACCTAcatcttctttttaattaatacattttgttttatagtaAAATCATAACATCAAAACTTTTGAACGCAGCCGTACAAGCGCGTCAAGTTTGTTTGACAATTTCACtatttgacaatgacatttgacaaattaactttatttttgacgtttcacCGGTttcattttgattttgtttgtaaattttgtaatttttcagtatttttatttttgatactCTTTATTTACGATATAAAACATGAGTAAAGCACTAAGCAATAATGGTTTGATAATTTACATGTACTCCTTATGTTGTGTGTATAGTTTTTGTTGGGTAATTTAATAAACAGCACTGAAGCCTTTGAAACTGTATTGCTTGAGCACTGACTGCTAATTTTACCGTGTTGTTTTGTGTTGTGAAGCCTGTAGTGTCCTCAGAAATAACATAAGTAGTAGTGGTGGTAGTGGCCGGGTGCTGTGTGTTGTATCTGCGTAACCATGCCAAACCTTACTAGCACCATTAATCTTAACAAGCACATGGACGACGCTGTGAAGGGTGGCTTGAAAGAATGCCGTGTAGTGCTGGAGAGTATAAAACTTACTTCTGCTTCAGAAATGGACCAGGAGATGTCGGATACAGGTCTGAGGAAGAGCGGGAGACAAAGGAAACAACCTAAAAAGTTTGGGGAGTTTGTTGAAGGCACGAGGCAGCGCAGGGCTCAGGTTCTCAGCTCTGATGAAGAAGAGCTTAGTGACTTTGATGGGGAAGTGTGTCCTCAAAAGCCTTCAGGTAGTCATGAAAATTTCAAAAagcaaataagtacttatattgaCTACTTATTTTAGTCTCCAGACATtagtttttttactgtaattcTTTAAGTACACTTCAAATTAAACCTTACAGTAGTCAAattcttaaattaataataattaacaattaaattaatattaaaacctTCACTTTTCAGCCCTGTTCAGCAATGATGATGTGGAAGGCCAAGACATGTTCAAGTTTAAGTCGCGGCACACAAAGCATGACCTACAGAACATGGTTAAGTTAGCCATTTCCAACTCCCCCAAGGTAGACACTCCATTGAAAACCCCCAGAAAAAGCCTTCTGAAGGGGACTGCTAGTCCATTTGGTAAAATATGTGAGGCCACTCCAAAACAAGTTAAGGATATTATGAAGAagagtaagtatttataagtgaataattataaataggcAAATTGAAtcttaaaaaatgatttatttatttatgaacactttattgtatacaaagcacagtataaatacatgacaaattttaatgaaaacacAGTAAAAACATATGTGGGttggcttattgccaaaaagcaatttcttccagacaacctttgttaaactttagttatttatataagataagtacaataataccagtaCTACTAATTTAGCCTACAATTTAATGGTAGTAGAATAGTACAATTGAGTCTTCATATCAATATTATCTGAATATGCTGACCTTATATTTGTACCATTAATTTCAGGAATCATCAAAGAGGTGGACAGCGACAGTGCAGACAGTGACTTCTCGGCCAGCAGCAGTGACTTTGTACCCGAGGGGAGTGACCATGAGGTAATATCCATTGGTTTGTAGTTTATCTTAGGTTAGATAAGTTCCCGATTAAAGTGGCCTGCTAGGCTGTCAAccttatatacatataaaagtaGGTAGAAAAAAATGTGGCAATCCTTGAGAAAAGCCTATGACCAGCAGTGAACGATAATGGGCTGATAAATATTGAATCAGTGATAGAACGACTTACCAAGAAGTAAATAGGCAACTGAAACTGGCAGTCACCTACATAGTCATCTTATGGTCGACTTCATCTTGGCTAACTCTAAATCTGAACTATGGTTTGACCATAGTAAGAGGATTATTAGCCAGTTAGATGAGTTGTTACTTGTTATCAATGACTCCCAGGGTATGCGTTTTTTTACTTTGGCAAGCACAGAAACCTCTCTCTTGGAGGACATTGTTACTgagagggggtcaggtttctataaaaagtataaaagtaATACCCATTCCGAAAGAATGAGTATGTATGTGTGACCTAAATGACTTTCgactttattttacaaatcattataaattcCAGAGTGCAGCATCTTCGCAGTCAGGCAGTGGCTCCGAGGACTCctccccgcgcgccccgcccccgcccccgccccgcggccgccgcgcgccgcaaCGGAATAAGAATAAAGACTCGGAGTATATTGTTACTCCTGATAACTATTTCATGATGAACTCTAGTAAGAAGGTAAGGTTATAGGGGGTTTTCTGTGGAGGGGTTATAGAAGGAAGGGTTATAAAGGTTGCAGCTCATTGGGGCTACACGGCACCTAACCAGTGTCCAATCCAGTCGACAGGTGGACCGTGTGTGGTGTGGACACCGCTTTATCACCAGTGAATGTCGCATGGTCATCGAGTGGATCAACACAACCCCTTAGATACGTTGTTGGTAGTACAGTCAGGTAG comes from the Plutella xylostella chromosome 9, ilPluXylo3.1, whole genome shotgun sequence genome and includes:
- the LOC125488532 gene encoding esterase FE4-like — its product is MGLLIVLLSILLIVQHTVAIEVRVDPLVLIDQGLVRGQRALDGDYSSFLGIPYAQVDTANPFGTSLPAPKFNNVFNASDGNIACPQTSRKTSQTTLDCLRLNIFVPSKATHNNPLPVLVFIHGGTYVDGYASYDSPTGHNLVAQDIIVVSINYRLGPYGFLCLDVPEVPGNQGLKDQYMALKWVNENIAQFGGNPRDVTISGESAGAISTMFQLYADTEKLFSQVISQSGVIQIVGYFSEGDPQAAIKLAENLGFITEDTNQALEFLSNTSTDLVIGAMTNLNLRFLPCIEKEFAGVENFIPPSYAVKVPEKIRNTPILIGVNTCEWCGTGRVGPLAIENALSYFNLSDKALKDATDVLKHFYFGDEDITEETLLTLDHILSDITFVYPSELAMAKLLSEGAGPIYQYVFSFASANDRGAPGLATHAAELKYVFANGYDTFNEEEKIVSDHFTYLWSNFIKYGNPTPEVTEEIPFAWEPITTDTRPYVNIDVALTAGSRFQHEQMAFWELFYKQFVPAKQNGLF
- the LOC105389647 gene encoding esterase FE4, producing the protein MGLLVLLSTIFIVQHTVAIQVRVDPLVLIDQGLIRGQRALDGDYSSFLGIPYAQVDTANPFGASLPAPKFDNVFNASDGNIACPQDHKKTSEQTIDCLRLNVFVPSKATQVNPLPVLVYIHGGGFVDGFASYDSPTGHNLVAQDIIVVSINYRLGPYGFLCLDIPEVPGNQGLKDQYTALKWVNENIAKFGGNPREVTIAGESAGSISVLFQLYADKEKLFNKVIAESGTIQSPGLFVESDPQAAIKLAGNLGFVTEDTKQALEFLSNTSTDLVIGASSKLGARLLPCVEKEFAGVESFIPAAYAADAPKKVKNTPVLIGVNTCEWIGMGTVDPLAIEKRLSELNLAGDELKEAAAVLKHFYFGDEDITEETLRTLDHILSDISFVYPTELAITKLLGEGAGPIYQYVFSFVSENDKGDAGLAAHAAELKYVFASGHDKFNEEEKIVSDHFTYLWSNFIKYGNPTPKETEEIPFIWEPITTVTRPYVNIDVALTARSRFQHEKMAFWELFYKQYVQDKHTSIF